The Vigna unguiculata cultivar IT97K-499-35 chromosome 6, ASM411807v1, whole genome shotgun sequence genome contains a region encoding:
- the LOC114187827 gene encoding uncharacterized protein LOC114187827, protein MSALQKQTQSLQELNPEKESWNIVARVVRLWFVEDYTKGKSPFSMEIGVLIHASVRCTLIYKFQSKIKEDKVYTIQSFSVSCNDGSYRTTNNAYKINFQFGTKVNLVECTLVLKSSTTYTPFSTITAPGFDTDYLVNVIGMFTGVGTEKELEKGGKKTKMNVILIESDGKNTAFGNLPKECKNDYNSKFDQSFRVKKVCMDEKVIESFSDVEVKSLDLYSGNEEERKLKQITNEISSDTIVEDLLIKFTEESNDVDTLSDDLNTIASKNVSIEEALINKAVIDVEIDELMHKESAHLDNYSFDLATLARLPTTKRQNRSLVQENKKIPVKMLKKNIKIEK, encoded by the exons ATGTCTGCTTTGCAAAAACAAACCCAGTCATTACAAGAACTGAACCCGGAGAAGGAAAGTTGGAATATCGTTGCAAGAGTTGTAAGGTTATGGTTTGTTGAAGATTACACAAAAGGAAAATCTCCATTTTCCATGGAGATT GGTGTCCTAATTCATGCATCTGTTAGATGCACACTGATATACAAATTCCAATCTAAAATCAAAGAGGATAAGGTTTACACCATTCAATCTTTTAGTGTTTCATGTAATGATGGTTCTTATAGAACTACAAATAACGCTTATAAGATCAACTTCCAATTTGGAACCAAGGTCAATTTGGTTGAATGTACCTTAGTTCTGAAAAGTAGTACTACGTACACCCCTTTTTCAACCATCACTGCTCCTGGTTTTGACACAGATTACTTAGTTA ATGTCATTGGAATGTTTACTGGTGTTGGAACAGAGAAAGAGTTAGAGAAAGGTGGCAAGAAGACCAAGATGAATGTCATCCTTATTGAATCTGATGG GAAA AACACTGCTTTTGGGAACTTGCCTAAAGAGTGCAAGAATGATTATAATAGCAAATTTGATCAATCATTCAGAGTTAAAAAAGTATGCATGGATGAAAAAGTCATTGAAAGCTTTAGTGATGTTGAAGTTAAGTCTTTG GATTTATACTCtggaaatgaagaagaaagaaaacttaAGCAGATTACAAATGAGATCTCATCTGATACCATTGTAGAG GATTTGTTGATCAAATTCACTGAAGAATCAAATGATGTTGATACTCTAAGTGATGATTTGAACACTATAGCATCAAAAAATGTTTCTATAGAGGAGGCATTGATCAATAAAGCGGTaattgatgttgaaattgatgagTTAATGCACAAAGAATCAGCACATCTGGACAATTATAGCTTTGACTTGGCTACCCTAGCACGTCTCCCGACAACTAAAAGGCAGAATCGATCTTTGGTTCAAGAAAACAAGAAGATCCCAgtgaagatgttgaagaagaacaTCAAGATTGAAAAGTGA